A genomic region of Micromonospora sp. NBRC 110009 contains the following coding sequences:
- a CDS encoding 5'-3' exonuclease: MAQQPPILLIDSPSLYFRAYFGIPESAAKTDDGQPVNAVRGFLDMLAQLVRTRRPDRMVCALDFDWRPAWRVELLPSYKAHRVAPEGGEVVPDTLSPQVPMILEVLDALGVTAVGATGYEADDVLGTLSVTQPGPAEVVSGDRDLFQLVDDARQVRLLYVGRGVSKLDDCDDAAVRARYGVPADRYADFAALRGDPSDGLPGVPGVGEKTAARLIERYGGLDGILAALDDGESGFAPGLRSKLAAARDYLAVAPKVVQVATDVPLPELATALPTAPADPDRLLELAQRWNLAGSCRRLVDALADRS; the protein is encoded by the coding sequence GTGGCCCAGCAACCCCCGATCCTGCTGATCGACTCCCCCAGCCTCTACTTCCGCGCCTACTTCGGCATTCCGGAGTCGGCGGCGAAGACGGACGACGGCCAACCGGTCAACGCCGTCCGCGGCTTCCTCGACATGCTCGCCCAGCTCGTCCGCACCCGGCGGCCGGACCGGATGGTCTGCGCCCTCGACTTCGACTGGCGGCCGGCCTGGCGGGTGGAGCTGCTGCCGTCGTACAAGGCGCACCGGGTGGCGCCGGAGGGCGGCGAGGTGGTCCCCGACACCCTCTCCCCCCAGGTGCCGATGATCCTCGAGGTCCTCGACGCGCTCGGCGTCACCGCCGTCGGCGCGACCGGCTACGAGGCCGACGACGTGCTCGGCACCCTCTCGGTGACCCAGCCCGGCCCGGCCGAGGTGGTCTCCGGCGACCGCGACCTGTTCCAGCTCGTCGACGACGCCCGCCAGGTGCGGCTGCTCTACGTCGGGCGCGGCGTGTCGAAGCTGGACGACTGCGACGACGCCGCGGTCCGGGCCCGCTACGGGGTCCCCGCCGACCGGTACGCCGACTTCGCCGCCCTGCGCGGCGACCCGAGTGACGGCCTCCCCGGGGTGCCCGGGGTGGGCGAGAAGACCGCTGCCCGGCTGATCGAGCGGTACGGCGGGCTGGACGGCATCCTCGCCGCGCTGGACGACGGGGAGTCCGGCTTCGCCCCGGGGCTGCGCAGCAAGCTGGCGGCGGCCCGGGACTACCTGGCCGTCGCGCCGAAGGTGGTCCAGGTCGCCACCGACGTGCCGCTGCCGGAGCTGGCGACCGCACTGCCGACCGCGCCGGCGGACCCGGACCGACTGCTGGAGTTGGCGCAGCGGTGGAACCTCGCCGGCTCGTGCCGCCGCCTGGTCGACGCGCTGGCCGACCGGTCCTGA
- a CDS encoding MHYT domain-containing protein, translating into MAEINHFEYGWITPALSYALSVLGSFLGLILAGRIRTARSTGQRVWWGLLAAWAIGGTAIWAMHFMAMLGFAVAGTRIRYDVPITAASTLIAVLAVGIGLAIVGTGRLSAFRLLAGGVFTGAGVVAMHYTGMAAMRLDGTLSYDRTRVGLSVLIAVVAATVALWLSMTVRRALAIVASALLMGVAVNGMHFTGMSALSVHLHERRGELGGTEVSGLLVPIILAVIFGVVGLVYALLAAPTDEDRAGAAYLEARWDAAATPEPAPDPVGLRGRSTLGQPGTPFPSRRGDVGR; encoded by the coding sequence ATGGCGGAAATCAATCACTTTGAGTACGGGTGGATCACGCCCGCGCTGAGCTATGCCCTGTCCGTGCTGGGCTCGTTCCTTGGACTGATCCTCGCCGGGCGGATCCGTACCGCCCGCAGCACGGGCCAGCGGGTCTGGTGGGGTCTGCTCGCCGCGTGGGCGATCGGTGGTACGGCGATCTGGGCGATGCACTTCATGGCGATGCTCGGGTTCGCCGTCGCCGGCACCCGGATCCGCTACGACGTGCCGATCACCGCGGCCAGCACGTTGATCGCCGTGCTGGCGGTCGGCATCGGGCTGGCCATCGTCGGCACCGGCCGCCTCAGCGCGTTCCGGCTCCTCGCCGGCGGTGTGTTCACCGGTGCCGGGGTAGTTGCCATGCACTACACCGGCATGGCCGCGATGCGGCTGGACGGCACCTTGTCCTACGACCGCACCCGGGTCGGCCTGTCGGTGCTCATCGCCGTGGTGGCCGCCACCGTGGCGCTCTGGCTGTCGATGACGGTCCGCCGGGCGCTGGCCATCGTCGCGTCGGCGCTGCTGATGGGGGTCGCCGTCAACGGGATGCACTTCACCGGGATGAGCGCCCTCTCGGTGCACCTGCACGAGCGGCGCGGCGAGCTGGGTGGCACCGAGGTCAGCGGCCTGCTGGTGCCGATCATCCTCGCGGTGATCTTCGGCGTGGTCGGGCTGGTCTACGCGCTGCTCGCCGCGCCCACCGATGAGGACCGGGCCGGCGCGGCGTACCTGGAAGCGCGGTGGGACGCCGCGGCGACGCCCGAGCCGGCCCCGGACCCGGTGGGCCTGCGTGGTCGGTCCACCCTGGGGCAACCGGGCACGCCGTTTCCGTCCCGGCGGGGCGACGTCGGCCGCTGA
- a CDS encoding DEAD/DEAH box helicase, whose amino-acid sequence MSSPAERYAAARRRAAQASAFPALDEFARDLGFDLDDFQREACEALERGSGVLVCAPTGAGKTVVGEFAVHLALRGRPGQPAAAGGEGPTTRRKCFYTTPIKALSNQKYHDLVDRYGAEQVGLLTGDNAINGDAPVVVMTTEVLRNMLYAGSATLEGLAYVVMDEVHYLADRFRGGVWEEVIIHLPASVTLVSLSATVSNAEEFADWLVTVRGETAVVVSEHRPVPLWQHMLVGKRMFDLFHDADAARKHDVHPELLRYTRDTVRRLELGEGRSAGPGAGRRGPRWRGPMRPDIVDRLDREGLLPAILFIFSRAGCDAAVQQCLAAGLRLTSSEERAEIRRVVESRVTAIPGEDLSVLGYWEWLDGLERGLAAHHAGMLPAFKEVVEELFVRGLVKAVFATETLALGINMPARCVVLERLVKFNGEAHVDLTPGEYTQLTGRAGRRGIDIEGHAVVVWSPETDPRHVAGLASTRTYPLRSSFRPSYNMAVNLVGTVGAEPARALLESSFAQFQADRSVVGLARQVQRNTETIEAYGVEAACHHGDFDEYFALRVAIADRERAIARQGQTQRKAAAIASLERLRVGDVIRVPSGRRAGLAVVLDPATGGFGEPRPLVLTQDRWAGRVSPGDFTTPAEVLTRIRVPKHFNHRSPGARRDLAAAVSGTGLDRHGGRRGGRSRQAVGEDHRLSQLRTELRQHPCHACPEREEHARWAERRRRLERDTEELRQRVAGRTGSLARTFDRIVALLTARGYLSADGEVTDAGRMLGRIWTEADLLVAECLRRKVWDGLSPAELAAAVSVVVFEARRDVDERASVPRGAVVDAVDETLKLWSDIEADEASRGLAVTREPDLGFAWPIYRWARGEALAKVLASGHQIDGEMPAGDFVRWARQVVDLLGQLADSGGASAELRATARQAIAAVNRGVLAYHAAA is encoded by the coding sequence CGGCGCAAGTGCTTCTACACCACGCCGATCAAGGCGCTGTCGAACCAGAAGTACCACGACCTGGTGGACCGGTACGGCGCCGAGCAGGTCGGCCTGCTCACCGGCGACAACGCGATCAACGGCGACGCGCCCGTGGTGGTGATGACCACCGAGGTGCTGCGCAACATGCTCTACGCCGGCTCGGCCACCCTGGAGGGCCTGGCCTACGTGGTGATGGACGAGGTGCACTACCTCGCCGACCGGTTCCGGGGCGGGGTCTGGGAAGAGGTGATCATCCACCTGCCCGCCTCGGTCACCCTGGTCTCCCTGTCGGCCACCGTCTCCAACGCCGAGGAGTTCGCCGACTGGCTGGTCACCGTGCGGGGCGAGACCGCGGTGGTGGTCAGCGAGCACCGGCCGGTGCCGCTGTGGCAGCACATGCTCGTGGGCAAGCGGATGTTCGACCTGTTCCACGACGCCGACGCCGCGCGCAAGCACGACGTGCACCCGGAGCTGCTGCGCTACACCCGGGACACCGTGCGCCGGCTGGAGCTGGGGGAGGGGCGCAGCGCCGGCCCCGGCGCCGGGCGGCGCGGCCCGCGCTGGCGGGGCCCGATGCGCCCCGACATCGTCGACCGGCTCGACCGGGAGGGGCTGCTCCCGGCGATCCTGTTCATCTTCAGCCGGGCCGGCTGCGACGCGGCCGTGCAGCAGTGCCTCGCCGCCGGGCTGCGGCTGACCTCTTCGGAGGAGCGCGCGGAGATCCGCCGCGTGGTGGAGTCCCGGGTGACCGCGATCCCCGGCGAGGACCTCTCCGTGCTCGGCTACTGGGAGTGGCTCGACGGCCTCGAGCGGGGGCTGGCCGCCCACCACGCCGGCATGCTGCCGGCGTTCAAGGAGGTCGTCGAGGAGCTGTTCGTCCGCGGCCTGGTCAAGGCGGTCTTCGCCACCGAGACCCTGGCGCTGGGCATCAACATGCCGGCCCGCTGCGTGGTGCTGGAGCGCCTGGTCAAGTTCAACGGCGAGGCGCACGTCGACCTCACCCCGGGCGAATACACCCAGCTCACCGGGCGCGCCGGCCGGCGGGGCATCGACATCGAGGGGCACGCGGTCGTGGTCTGGTCACCGGAGACCGACCCGCGGCACGTGGCCGGCCTCGCCTCCACCCGCACCTACCCGCTGCGGTCCAGCTTCCGGCCGTCCTACAACATGGCGGTCAACCTGGTCGGCACGGTCGGCGCGGAGCCGGCCCGGGCCCTGCTGGAGTCGTCCTTCGCGCAGTTCCAGGCGGACCGGTCGGTCGTCGGCCTGGCCCGGCAGGTGCAGCGCAACACCGAGACCATCGAGGCGTACGGGGTGGAGGCGGCGTGCCACCACGGCGACTTCGACGAGTACTTCGCGCTGCGGGTCGCCATCGCCGACCGGGAGCGCGCCATCGCCCGGCAGGGGCAGACCCAGCGGAAGGCCGCCGCCATCGCCTCCCTGGAGCGGCTGCGGGTCGGCGACGTGATCCGGGTGCCGTCCGGCCGGCGGGCCGGCCTGGCGGTGGTGCTCGACCCGGCCACCGGTGGTTTCGGCGAGCCCCGCCCGTTGGTGCTCACCCAGGACCGCTGGGCCGGTCGGGTCAGCCCCGGCGACTTCACCACCCCGGCCGAGGTGCTCACCCGGATCCGGGTGCCCAAGCACTTCAACCACCGCTCCCCGGGCGCCCGGCGCGACCTGGCCGCGGCGGTCAGCGGCACCGGGCTGGACCGGCACGGCGGGCGGCGGGGCGGGCGCTCCCGACAGGCCGTCGGCGAGGACCACCGGCTCAGCCAGCTCCGCACCGAGCTGCGCCAGCACCCCTGCCACGCCTGCCCGGAGCGGGAGGAGCACGCCCGCTGGGCGGAGCGGCGCCGCCGGCTGGAGCGCGACACCGAGGAGCTGCGCCAGCGGGTCGCGGGCCGGACCGGCTCGCTGGCCCGGACCTTCGACCGGATCGTGGCGCTGCTGACCGCACGCGGCTACCTCTCCGCCGACGGGGAGGTCACCGACGCCGGCCGGATGCTCGGCCGGATCTGGACCGAGGCGGACCTGCTGGTCGCCGAGTGCCTGCGGCGCAAGGTGTGGGACGGGCTCTCCCCGGCCGAGCTGGCCGCCGCGGTCTCCGTGGTGGTCTTCGAGGCGCGCCGGGACGTCGACGAGCGGGCCTCCGTGCCCCGCGGCGCGGTCGTCGACGCGGTGGACGAGACGCTGAAGCTGTGGAGCGACATCGAGGCGGACGAGGCCTCTCGCGGACTGGCCGTCACCCGGGAGCCCGACCTCGGCTTCGCCTGGCCGATCTACCGCTGGGCGCGCGGCGAGGCCCTGGCCAAGGTGCTCGCCAGCGGTCACCAGATCGACGGCGAGATGCCCGCCGGGGACTTCGTCCGCTGGGCCCGGCAGGTGGTCGACCTGCTCGGCCAGCTCGCCGACTCCGGCGGCGCGTCGGCGGAGCTGCGCGCCACCGCCCGGCAGGCCATCGCGGCGGTCAACCGGGGCGTCCTGGCCTATCACGCCGCCGCCTGA